A single genomic interval of Gammaproteobacteria bacterium harbors:
- a CDS encoding glutamate synthase subunit alpha: MSSSEIELATRHGLYDSSREHDACGVGFVAHIKGQRSHSIIEQGLLILKNLDHRGAVGADKLMGDGAGLLIQIPDELYRADMAARGVELPPRGEYGVGMIFLPKEHASRLACEQELERAVRAEGQVLLGWRDVPVDTAMAMSPTVRAKEPVIRQVFIGLGPDIIVPDALERKLYVIRKTASSAIMALKLKHSHEYYVPSMSCRTIIYKGLLLADQVGCYYRDLRDPRAVSALALAHQRFSTNTFPEWPLVHPYRMVAHNGEINTVKGNFSWMRARQGVMKSPVLGEDLRKLYPISFEGQSDTATFDNTLELLTMAGYPLAHAVMMMIPEPWEQHTLMDERRRAFYEYHAAMMEPWDGPAAIAFTDGRQIGATLDRNGLRPSRYIVTADDLVVMASESGVLPIDEGRIVKKWRLQPGKMFLIDLEQGRLIHDEELKNQFASAKPYRQWIENVSVRLEEIPAAGGPGEFAESLLDRQQAFGFSQEDIKFLLQPMAASGEEGIGSMGNDSPLAVLSSKNKPLYNYFKQLFAQVTNPPIDPIRESIVMSLNSFIGPKPNLLDINDVNPQMRLEVAQPVLDFTDMARLRDINRHTTGKFRIWELDITYPLAWGNEGVEAKLASLCAEAVDAQRGGHNILIVTDRRMDREHVAIPALLAVSAIHHHLVRNGLRTTVGLVVETGSAREVHHFAVLAGYGAEAIHPYLALETLGELHRDSPAGVAPEQAICNYVKAIGKGLSKIMSKMGISTYMSYCGAQIFEAIGLDPELVSQYFPGTASQVAGIGVFDVAEEAIRTHRAAFSADPLLENMLDTGGEYAWRTRGEEHMWTPDSIAKLQHSTRSGKFETYKEYAQLINDQSRRHMTLRGLFEFRFDPAGAIAIDEVEPAAEIVRRFATGAMSLGSISTEAHTNLAIAMNRIGGKSNTGEGGEDQARYRNELKGIPIAAGTRVSEVIGAGVIASDYELSEGDSLRSRIKQVASGRFGVTTEYLLSADQIQIKMAQGAKPGEGGQLPGGKVSEYIGYLRYSVPGVGLISPPPHHDIYSIEDLAQLIHDLKNVNSRAEISVKLVSEVGVGTIAAGVAKAKADHVVIAGHDGGTGASPWSSIKHAGTPWELGLAETQQTLVLNRLRSRIRVQADGQMKTGRDVVIGALLGADEFGFATAPLVASGCIMMRKCHLNTCPVGVATQDPLLRAKFAGKPEHVVNFFFFIAEEVRQIMAQLGIRRFDELIGRSDLLDTRKGIEHWKASGLDFSRVFYRPDVPADVSRRQVELQDHGLERAFDRSLITRCQPALERGERVQILDDVRNVNRTVGAMLSGELIRHHPDGLPDQTIFVQLNGTGGQSFGAFLAKGITLYLAGDANDYTGKGLSGGRIVVRPSIDFRGNPTENIIVGNTVLYGATSGEAFFRGVAGERFAVRLSGATTVVEGTGDHGCEYMTGGTVVVLGSTGRNFAAGMSGGIAYVYDPDEEFASRCNTAQVALEPLLSAKEQQEKVDRSLWHKGETDDELLRSLIEKHHRWTGSLRARDLLDDWEEGRGLFVKVFPHEYRRALVENAAREAPLAAVNA, translated from the coding sequence ATGTCATCTTCGGAAATCGAGCTAGCCACCCGCCACGGTCTTTATGATTCCAGCCGTGAACACGACGCCTGTGGCGTCGGTTTCGTGGCTCATATCAAGGGGCAGCGTTCCCATTCGATCATCGAGCAGGGCCTGCTGATCCTGAAGAATCTCGATCACCGCGGCGCGGTTGGCGCGGACAAGCTGATGGGTGACGGCGCCGGGTTGCTGATCCAGATCCCGGATGAACTCTACCGTGCCGACATGGCCGCACGGGGGGTAGAGTTGCCGCCGCGCGGCGAGTACGGCGTGGGAATGATATTCCTGCCGAAGGAGCATGCATCGCGGCTGGCCTGCGAGCAGGAGCTCGAGCGCGCGGTGCGCGCGGAGGGGCAGGTGCTGCTCGGCTGGCGCGATGTACCGGTGGACACGGCGATGGCGATGTCGCCCACGGTGCGTGCCAAGGAGCCGGTGATCCGCCAGGTATTCATCGGGCTCGGGCCGGATATCATCGTGCCCGATGCACTGGAACGAAAGCTCTACGTGATCCGCAAGACCGCCTCTAGCGCGATCATGGCGCTCAAACTCAAGCACTCGCACGAGTACTACGTGCCGAGCATGAGTTGCCGCACGATCATCTACAAGGGCCTGCTGCTGGCCGACCAGGTCGGCTGCTATTACAGGGATCTGCGGGATCCGCGCGCGGTATCCGCGCTGGCGCTCGCGCACCAGCGTTTCTCGACCAATACCTTCCCCGAATGGCCGCTGGTGCATCCCTACCGGATGGTCGCGCACAACGGCGAGATCAACACCGTCAAGGGCAACTTCAGCTGGATGCGGGCACGCCAGGGGGTGATGAAGTCCCCGGTGCTCGGTGAGGATCTGCGCAAGCTCTACCCGATCAGTTTCGAGGGCCAGTCCGATACCGCGACTTTCGACAACACGCTGGAACTGCTGACCATGGCCGGCTATCCGCTGGCGCACGCGGTGATGATGATGATCCCGGAGCCCTGGGAGCAGCACACGCTGATGGACGAGCGCCGCCGCGCGTTCTACGAGTATCACGCGGCGATGATGGAGCCCTGGGATGGTCCGGCCGCGATCGCGTTTACCGACGGGCGCCAGATCGGCGCCACTCTCGATCGCAACGGCTTGCGTCCGTCGCGCTATATCGTGACTGCCGATGACCTGGTGGTGATGGCTTCCGAATCCGGCGTGCTGCCGATCGACGAGGGGCGGATCGTCAAGAAATGGCGTCTGCAGCCGGGCAAGATGTTCCTGATCGATCTGGAGCAGGGCCGTCTGATCCATGACGAGGAACTCAAGAACCAGTTTGCCTCGGCGAAGCCTTACCGCCAGTGGATCGAGAACGTGAGCGTGCGGCTCGAGGAGATTCCGGCCGCGGGTGGGCCCGGCGAGTTCGCCGAATCGCTGCTCGATCGCCAGCAGGCGTTCGGCTTCAGCCAGGAGGACATCAAGTTCCTGCTCCAGCCGATGGCGGCCAGCGGCGAGGAAGGCATCGGCTCGATGGGCAACGACTCGCCGCTGGCGGTGCTCTCGTCGAAGAACAAGCCGCTCTACAATTATTTCAAGCAGTTGTTTGCCCAGGTTACCAATCCGCCGATCGATCCGATCCGTGAATCGATCGTGATGTCGCTCAACAGCTTTATCGGTCCGAAACCGAACCTGCTCGATATCAACGACGTGAATCCGCAGATGCGGCTCGAGGTCGCGCAACCGGTTCTCGACTTCACCGACATGGCGCGGCTGCGCGATATCAACCGCCACACCACCGGCAAGTTCAGGATCTGGGAACTCGATATCACCTATCCGCTCGCCTGGGGCAACGAGGGCGTCGAAGCCAAGCTCGCCTCGCTGTGTGCCGAGGCGGTGGACGCCCAGCGCGGTGGCCACAATATCCTGATCGTGACCGACCGGCGCATGGATCGCGAGCACGTGGCGATACCGGCGCTGCTGGCGGTCTCGGCTATTCACCACCACCTGGTGCGCAATGGTCTGCGCACGACGGTGGGCCTGGTAGTCGAGACCGGCTCGGCGCGCGAGGTCCATCACTTCGCGGTGCTGGCCGGATACGGGGCCGAGGCGATCCACCCCTACCTCGCGCTGGAAACGCTGGGCGAACTGCACCGCGACTCCCCCGCGGGTGTTGCGCCCGAGCAGGCGATCTGCAACTACGTCAAGGCGATCGGCAAGGGACTGTCGAAGATCATGTCGAAGATGGGTATCAGCACCTACATGTCCTATTGCGGTGCGCAGATATTCGAGGCCATCGGTCTCGATCCCGAGCTGGTGAGCCAGTATTTTCCGGGTACCGCCTCGCAGGTCGCCGGTATCGGGGTGTTCGATGTCGCCGAGGAGGCGATCCGTACCCATCGCGCGGCCTTCAGTGCCGACCCGTTGCTCGAGAACATGCTCGACACCGGCGGCGAATACGCCTGGCGTACCCGCGGCGAGGAGCATATGTGGACGCCGGATTCGATCGCCAAGCTGCAGCACAGTACACGTTCCGGCAAGTTCGAGACCTACAAGGAATACGCGCAGCTGATCAATGACCAGTCGCGGCGGCACATGACACTGCGCGGGCTGTTCGAGTTCCGTTTCGATCCCGCCGGGGCAATCGCGATCGACGAGGTCGAACCGGCTGCGGAGATCGTCCGTCGCTTCGCGACCGGGGCGATGTCGCTCGGCTCGATCAGCACCGAGGCGCACACCAATCTCGCGATCGCGATGAACCGCATCGGCGGCAAGTCCAACACCGGCGAAGGCGGTGAGGACCAGGCGCGTTACCGCAACGAACTGAAGGGCATTCCCATCGCCGCGGGGACGCGGGTCTCCGAGGTGATCGGCGCCGGCGTGATCGCCTCCGACTATGAATTGAGCGAGGGTGATTCGTTGCGCTCGCGCATCAAGCAGGTGGCTTCGGGCCGTTTCGGCGTGACCACCGAGTACCTGCTCTCGGCCGACCAGATCCAGATAAAGATGGCCCAGGGTGCCAAGCCCGGGGAGGGCGGTCAGCTTCCGGGTGGCAAGGTCAGCGAGTACATCGGTTACCTGCGTTACTCGGTGCCGGGTGTCGGTCTGATTTCGCCGCCGCCGCACCACGACATCTATTCGATCGAGGACCTTGCGCAACTGATCCACGATCTGAAAAACGTCAATTCACGCGCGGAAATCAGCGTGAAGCTGGTCTCCGAGGTCGGTGTCGGCACGATCGCGGCGGGTGTCGCCAAGGCCAAGGCCGATCACGTGGTGATTGCCGGGCATGATGGCGGCACCGGTGCCTCGCCGTGGTCATCGATCAAGCATGCGGGCACGCCGTGGGAACTCGGGCTTGCCGAAACGCAGCAGACACTGGTGCTGAACCGTCTGCGTTCGCGGATCCGGGTGCAGGCCGATGGCCAGATGAAAACCGGCCGCGACGTGGTGATCGGTGCGCTGCTTGGCGCCGACGAGTTCGGCTTTGCCACCGCACCGCTGGTGGCGAGCGGCTGCATCATGATGCGCAAATGTCATCTCAACACCTGTCCGGTCGGAGTGGCCACCCAGGATCCGCTGCTGCGCGCCAAATTTGCCGGCAAGCCCGAGCATGTGGTGAATTTCTTTTTCTTCATTGCCGAGGAAGTCCGCCAGATCATGGCGCAACTCGGCATCCGCCGTTTCGATGAGCTGATCGGACGCTCGGACCTGCTCGATACCCGTAAAGGCATTGAACACTGGAAGGCAAGCGGTCTCGATTTCAGCCGTGTGTTTTATCGCCCGGATGTCCCGGCAGATGTGTCGCGGCGTCAGGTGGAGCTCCAGGATCACGGGCTCGAGCGCGCCTTTGACCGCTCGCTCATCACACGTTGCCAGCCCGCGCTGGAGCGGGGCGAGCGGGTGCAGATACTCGACGATGTGCGCAACGTCAACCGCACGGTCGGCGCGATGCTCTCCGGCGAGCTGATCCGTCATCATCCGGACGGCTTGCCCGACCAGACCATATTCGTGCAATTGAACGGCACCGGCGGGCAGAGTTTCGGCGCCTTCCTCGCAAAGGGCATCACGCTGTACCTGGCGGGAGATGCCAACGACTACACCGGCAAGGGGCTCTCGGGCGGGCGCATCGTGGTGCGCCCGAGCATCGATTTCCGCGGCAATCCCACCGAGAACATCATCGTCGGCAACACCGTGCTCTACGGCGCGACCAGCGGCGAGGCCTTCTTCCGTGGCGTCGCGGGCGAGCGCTTCGCGGTTCGCCTGTCGGGCGCGACCACGGTTGTCGAAGGCACCGGCGATCACGGGTGCGAATACATGACCGGCGGCACGGTGGTGGTGCTGGGCAGCACCGGGCGCAATTTTGCCGCGGGCATGTCGGGCGGCATTGCCTATGTTTACGACCCGGACGAGGAGTTCGCCAGCCGTTGCAATACGGCTCAGGTCGCGCTCGAGCCGCTGCTGTCGGCGAAGGAACAGCAGGAAAAGGTGGATCGCTCGCTGTGGCACAAGGGCGAGACCGACGATGAGCTGTTGCGCAGCCTGATCGAGAAGCACCATCGCTGGACCGGCTCGTTGCGTGCGCGTGACCTGCTCGATGACTGGGAGGAAGGTCGTGGCCTGTTCGTCAAGGTGTTCCCGCACGAGTACCGGCGGGCGCTGGTCGAGAACGCCGCCAGGGAGGCGCCGCTTGCGGCCGTGAATGCATGA
- a CDS encoding transposase — translation MARMSRLAIAGYPHHLIQRGNNRVPIFKDPEDYQRYRALLGEAAARCEVAIHAYVLMGNHVHLLATPASAGGLSRMMQTLGRNYVGWFNRKHARSGTLWEGRFRSSLIESDGYLLACMRYIELNPVRAGLCGEAAAYPWSSARHHLGQGNDPLVTDHPLYWSLGNTPFEREAAYRDLLAQGADPQETRRITEACVRSWALGSSEFLERLSPGSGRRLRPKRRGRPFRKDSDPI, via the coding sequence ATGGCGCGCATGTCCCGGCTGGCCATCGCCGGCTACCCCCACCACCTGATCCAGCGCGGCAACAACCGCGTGCCCATCTTCAAAGACCCGGAAGACTACCAGCGCTACCGGGCATTGCTTGGCGAAGCCGCCGCTCGCTGCGAGGTGGCGATACATGCTTATGTGCTGATGGGCAATCACGTGCACCTGCTGGCTACTCCGGCGAGCGCCGGGGGGCTCTCGCGGATGATGCAGACGCTCGGGCGCAACTACGTGGGCTGGTTCAATCGCAAGCATGCGCGCAGCGGTACCTTGTGGGAAGGGCGGTTCCGCTCGAGCCTGATCGAATCCGACGGCTACCTGCTGGCCTGCATGCGTTATATCGAGCTCAATCCGGTGCGCGCCGGACTGTGCGGCGAGGCGGCTGCCTATCCGTGGTCCAGCGCACGACACCACCTGGGACAGGGCAACGACCCGCTGGTGACGGATCACCCGCTGTACTGGTCGCTCGGCAATACGCCGTTCGAACGTGAGGCGGCCTATCGCGACCTGCTGGCGCAAGGCGCCGATCCGCAGGAGACCCGGCGCATTACCGAGGCCTGCGTGCGGAGCTGGGCGCTGGGTTCGAGCGAGTTCCTCGAGCGATTGAGCCCCGGGAGCGGGCGGCGCCTGCGGCCCAAGCGTCGTGGGCGTCCTTTCAGAAAGGACTCTGACCCCATTTAA
- a CDS encoding acyl-CoA/acyl-ACP dehydrogenase — protein sequence MSMPKDFGFGAEELMLRDAARKFFRTNFPTDRLHRLVAGDPEPNRSPECLWDRDLWAQLTELGWTALAVPERAGGIGMSCVAVAALVEEAGRAAFPSPLLATIHATYVLDACASADADTTLAEIGAGATATLVITNDRGGWNDEVAGVRECDGRLDGSAFYVQDAAKADLLVVKARGAQGCGLYLVRAQADGVTITADSIVDLTRDQAHIRLENVRAERVLAAPGTALAAITKAEPALFSVLAADMCGAAEWQLQATVEYAKVRQQFEHALGFFQAVKHPLVNVMIQIDQARSHVYNAACTVDHQPAYAARAAHMAKAAASDAAAYASSRSVQFHGGIGFTWECFVHLYFKRQLHNQMLFGDAGYHRGRLAALLLG from the coding sequence ATGAGCATGCCAAAGGATTTCGGATTCGGCGCGGAAGAGCTGATGTTGCGCGATGCCGCGCGCAAATTTTTCCGGACAAATTTCCCGACCGATCGGCTGCACCGCCTGGTCGCTGGCGATCCCGAGCCCAACCGCAGCCCCGAATGCCTGTGGGATCGCGATTTGTGGGCACAGCTCACCGAGCTTGGCTGGACCGCGCTGGCGGTACCCGAACGGGCCGGTGGTATCGGCATGTCCTGTGTCGCGGTGGCGGCGCTGGTCGAGGAGGCGGGCCGTGCCGCGTTTCCCTCGCCGCTGCTGGCGACGATTCATGCGACCTACGTGCTGGATGCCTGTGCGAGCGCGGATGCCGATACCACGCTGGCCGAAATTGGCGCCGGCGCGACCGCAACGCTGGTGATCACCAATGACCGCGGTGGGTGGAACGACGAGGTGGCCGGAGTACGGGAGTGCGATGGCCGGCTCGATGGCAGCGCCTTCTACGTCCAGGATGCGGCCAAGGCGGATTTGCTGGTCGTCAAGGCACGCGGCGCGCAAGGCTGCGGGCTGTACCTGGTGCGCGCGCAAGCCGATGGCGTGACCATCACCGCGGATTCGATTGTGGATCTGACCCGCGACCAGGCGCATATCCGCCTCGAGAACGTACGCGCGGAGCGGGTACTGGCGGCACCCGGTACGGCGCTGGCCGCGATCACCAAGGCGGAACCGGCGCTGTTCAGCGTGCTGGCGGCGGATATGTGCGGTGCCGCCGAATGGCAGCTGCAGGCCACGGTCGAGTATGCCAAGGTGCGCCAGCAGTTCGAGCACGCGCTGGGTTTCTTTCAGGCCGTGAAGCACCCGCTGGTGAACGTGATGATCCAGATCGACCAGGCGCGCTCACATGTCTACAACGCGGCCTGCACGGTCGATCATCAGCCGGCGTACGCGGCGCGGGCGGCGCATATGGCCAAGGCCGCGGCCAGCGACGCCGCCGCTTATGCCTCGAGCCGTTCGGTCCAGTTCCACGGCGGCATCGGATTTACCTGGGAGTGCTTCGTGCATCTGTATTTCAAGCGCCAGTTGCACAACCAGATGTTGTTTGGCGACGCCGGCTATCACCGCGGGCGCCTCGCCGCCCTGTTGCTGGGCTGA
- a CDS encoding acyl-CoA dehydrogenase family protein, producing MSDSARKDSPEQAEFRAHCQQWLQHNQPAPAPVRLPQSPLEIMTTEQLDYLCAWQKAAYEAGLVGCDYPREYGGGGRNDCQRIANEEMQRVGTPYFPNVIGLGMAAPTIYHHAQEPLKRQLLPALLSGEEIWCQGFSEPGAGSDLASVQTFAERRGDKWLINGHKVWTSLAHFASWMIILVRTDKVHRYDGLSYFVVPIRGALGKGVTVRPLIKITGETGFNEVLFEDLEIDDSMRLDEVGKGWQVAMTTLLHERGAGPLVTPQSGGRRAEAQDSGMAQALIGLARECHRNGQCAADDPLIRDRLMQLLIREEGFKLNQKRARVPGLTDDPMRIPLQWKLVISEISQDIAALALEIEGAAASLYLADPNAPQAGRWPLAYMNSFGMTIAAGTSEVQRNILGERVLGLAKSK from the coding sequence ATGTCCGATTCCGCCCGCAAGGATAGCCCTGAACAGGCCGAGTTCCGTGCCCACTGCCAGCAATGGCTGCAGCACAACCAGCCGGCACCGGCACCGGTGCGGCTGCCGCAATCCCCACTCGAGATCATGACCACGGAGCAACTCGACTATCTTTGCGCCTGGCAGAAAGCCGCTTACGAGGCCGGCTTGGTCGGCTGCGATTACCCGCGGGAATACGGTGGCGGTGGACGCAACGATTGCCAGCGCATCGCCAACGAGGAGATGCAGCGCGTTGGCACGCCGTATTTTCCCAATGTGATCGGTCTCGGCATGGCTGCTCCGACCATCTATCACCACGCGCAGGAGCCGCTCAAACGGCAACTGTTGCCGGCATTGCTGTCGGGTGAGGAGATCTGGTGCCAGGGTTTCAGCGAACCGGGCGCGGGCTCCGATCTCGCCAGTGTGCAGACCTTTGCCGAGCGACGCGGCGACAAATGGCTCATCAATGGCCACAAGGTATGGACCTCGCTGGCGCACTTCGCGAGCTGGATGATCATCCTCGTGCGCACCGACAAGGTGCACCGCTACGATGGGCTCAGTTATTTCGTGGTGCCGATCCGTGGCGCGCTCGGCAAGGGCGTGACCGTGCGTCCGCTGATCAAGATCACCGGCGAAACCGGCTTCAACGAAGTGCTGTTCGAGGATCTCGAGATCGACGACAGCATGCGTCTCGATGAAGTCGGCAAGGGCTGGCAGGTGGCCATGACCACGCTGCTGCACGAGCGCGGCGCCGGTCCGCTGGTGACGCCGCAGTCGGGCGGACGGCGCGCCGAAGCGCAGGATTCCGGCATGGCCCAGGCGTTGATCGGGCTCGCCCGCGAATGCCATCGCAACGGGCAGTGTGCCGCCGACGATCCTTTGATCCGCGATCGACTGATGCAACTGCTCATTCGCGAGGAGGGCTTCAAACTGAACCAGAAACGGGCGCGCGTTCCCGGGCTCACGGATGATCCGATGCGCATTCCGCTGCAGTGGAAACTGGTGATCAGCGAGATCTCGCAGGACATCGCCGCGCTGGCTCTGGAGATCGAGGGGGCGGCGGCCTCGTTGTATCTCGCCGACCCGAACGCACCGCAGGCCGGGCGCTGGCCTCTCGCGTACATGAACTCCTTCGGCATGACGATTGCGGCCGGCACCAGCGAGGTGCAGCGCAATATTCTCGGCGAGCGGGTGCTCGGACTTGCCAAGTCCAAGTAG
- a CDS encoding SDR family oxidoreductase: protein MRTLVVTGGSKGIGLATAELFAANGYRIVNLSRSAIPLPGAIQLSVDMAEPGWAELHAPAVLAALGDSAQLVVVHNAAWLSKDRVEDLDGTRLARVLQINVVAPQQLNRILLPRMGSGSAIVYVGSTLGEKAVAGSCAYVVSKHALLGLMRATCQDLAGRGIHTACVCPGFTDTEMLRAHVGQDAGILGALARGVTFGRLIEPGEVARTILFCAENPVINGAVIHANLGQVEH from the coding sequence ATGAGGACCCTGGTGGTGACGGGTGGCAGCAAGGGCATCGGTCTCGCCACCGCGGAGCTTTTCGCTGCGAACGGTTACCGGATCGTGAACCTCTCGCGCAGCGCAATTCCGCTACCGGGTGCGATCCAGTTGAGCGTGGACATGGCCGAGCCCGGGTGGGCGGAGCTGCATGCACCGGCCGTGCTCGCCGCGCTTGGCGACAGCGCGCAGCTGGTGGTCGTGCACAATGCGGCCTGGCTCAGCAAGGACCGCGTCGAGGACCTCGACGGCACCCGGCTTGCCCGCGTGCTACAGATCAACGTGGTGGCGCCCCAGCAGCTGAACCGTATCCTGTTGCCACGCATGGGCAGCGGTTCGGCCATCGTGTATGTCGGCTCGACGCTGGGGGAGAAGGCGGTCGCGGGCTCCTGCGCCTACGTGGTCTCGAAACACGCGCTGCTGGGGCTGATGCGCGCGACCTGCCAGGACCTGGCCGGTCGCGGGATTCACACGGCGTGCGTGTGTCCGGGCTTTACCGACACCGAAATGCTCCGTGCCCATGTCGGTCAGGATGCCGGGATTCTTGGCGCACTGGCTCGTGGCGTGACCTTTGGTCGCCTGATCGAGCCCGGGGAAGTGGCGCGAACCATCCTGTTCTGTGCCGAGAACCCGGTGATCAACGGCGCGGTCATTCACGCCAACCTCGGCCAGGTGGAGCACTGA
- a CDS encoding 6-carboxytetrahydropterin synthase has translation MEQLTTIELAKEYLKFSAAHFTIFSATERERLHGHNFKVAARLTAPVGDNGMCFSYRIFKDKLEQLCETLDEYMLLSLDSPHLRISEQGLQYRVEFNGEEMFFLKADTLLLPVRNATVEEYARYLLERLLEDRDLIMGHDIREVSIKVSSGPGQWGSCRWKRAAA, from the coding sequence TTGGAGCAATTGACGACCATCGAACTCGCCAAGGAATACCTCAAGTTTTCCGCGGCCCATTTCACCATATTTTCCGCGACCGAACGCGAGCGCCTGCACGGCCACAATTTCAAGGTTGCGGCGCGCCTGACGGCGCCCGTGGGCGATAACGGCATGTGCTTCAGCTACCGCATCTTCAAGGACAAGCTCGAGCAGCTGTGCGAGACACTGGATGAGTACATGTTGCTGTCGCTGGACTCGCCGCATTTGCGGATCAGCGAGCAGGGTCTCCAGTACCGCGTGGAGTTCAATGGCGAGGAGATGTTTTTCCTGAAGGCCGATACCTTGCTGTTGCCGGTGCGCAATGCCACGGTCGAGGAGTATGCGCGCTACCTCCTCGAGCGGCTGCTCGAGGATCGCGACCTGATCATGGGGCACGATATCCGCGAGGTGAGCATCAAGGTGTCCTCCGGACCCGGGCAGTGGGGTTCTTGCCGCTGGAAGAGGGCCGCGGCATGA
- a CDS encoding lyase — protein sequence MTRFSVFWLVLAGICALDATAAELIVRDTRGMPLSGAMVSRSFVPGEPADTSDNGYPAPGMRNIARPETTRFTDQAGSVRFEDSAELVNLRVRKPGYRDQRISAIRGDEQPELILEAETDPQKLADSKPANLWLSLLDFDGNEADREHFLLHCGFCHQQASPFMRRDRSAREWIETIDRMNRYGAQSAHDFREPLAQYLHDRYRQLGKQPDLVPDFEAWDKDLAAVEITEWAIGDSLSQMHDFILHPNGMVYVGDNLMDRLYEIDPLSGEYRVYKVPHAPGDALGGILGNRFAGGYPKVDNYFGVHSFALSPRDGHLFITPSMRRSLLEFDPVSKQFTEWKMDGGFYPHTVRIDQQDRVWFSLALSSRVAMFDRSSRRFSYYDLPPRGLKERLILWIAQWRLGSGKTRTPPEYDRDNNGFPMPYGIDIAPDGTVWVARLYANDIARIDPATGKVQMIPTPFTGPRRLRCDAQGNPWIVGFSSGLIARYNVAAGNFDRWPLPVRSETPYSLNVDRERNLVWVNGNQSDTILRFDIASESWKIYPLSRYRSFTRDIEIDDEGSVFTSNSNFPGWQIEDGKPTLIRIRETR from the coding sequence ATGACCAGATTCTCGGTCTTCTGGCTGGTACTCGCGGGTATCTGTGCGCTCGATGCGACGGCGGCCGAGCTCATCGTGCGTGACACCCGCGGCATGCCACTGTCCGGGGCGATGGTCAGTCGCAGTTTTGTGCCGGGCGAGCCCGCCGACACTTCCGACAACGGCTACCCGGCCCCCGGGATGCGCAATATCGCGCGCCCCGAGACTACCCGTTTTACGGACCAGGCGGGCTCCGTGCGCTTCGAGGACAGCGCGGAACTGGTGAACCTGCGGGTCCGCAAACCCGGTTATCGCGACCAGCGGATCTCCGCGATTCGCGGCGACGAGCAACCCGAACTGATCCTGGAAGCGGAAACGGATCCCCAAAAGCTTGCCGACTCCAAGCCCGCCAACCTGTGGCTGAGCCTGCTCGATTTCGACGGCAATGAAGCCGACCGCGAGCATTTCCTGCTCCACTGCGGATTCTGCCACCAGCAGGCCTCGCCGTTCATGCGCCGGGATCGCTCCGCGCGCGAATGGATCGAGACGATCGATCGCATGAACCGTTACGGCGCGCAAAGTGCCCACGATTTTCGCGAGCCGCTGGCGCAGTATCTCCACGATCGCTACCGCCAGCTTGGCAAGCAACCGGACCTGGTACCCGATTTCGAGGCATGGGACAAGGACCTCGCAGCGGTGGAAATCACCGAGTGGGCGATCGGCGACTCGCTGTCGCAGATGCACGACTTCATTCTCCATCCCAACGGCATGGTCTATGTCGGTGACAATCTGATGGACCGGCTCTACGAGATCGATCCGCTGTCGGGCGAGTATCGCGTATACAAGGTTCCGCACGCACCAGGTGACGCGCTCGGTGGCATTCTCGGCAACCGCTTTGCCGGCGGCTACCCGAAGGTCGACAATTATTTCGGCGTGCACTCGTTTGCGCTTTCGCCACGCGATGGACACCTGTTCATCACTCCCTCCATGCGTCGCTCGCTGCTCGAGTTCGATCCGGTGAGCAAGCAGTTCACGGAGTGGAAGATGGACGGCGGTTTCTACCCGCACACGGTGCGCATCGACCAGCAGGACCGCGTCTGGTTTAGCCTGGCACTGAGTTCGCGGGTGGCGATGTTCGACCGCTCCAGCCGCCGGTTCAGTTACTACGATCTCCCGCCGCGCGGACTGAAGGAGCGGCTGATCCTGTGGATCGCCCAGTGGCGCCTCGGCAGCGGCAAGACCCGGACACCGCCCGAATACGACCGCGACAACAATGGCTTCCCGATGCCTTACGGCATCGATATCGCGCCCGACGGAACGGTATGGGTGGCACGCCTCTATGCCAACGATATCGCGCGCATCGACCCGGCCACCGGCAAGGTGCAGATGATCCCGACCCCCTTCACGGGACCGCGACGACTGCGCTGCGACGCGCAGGGAAACCCGTGGATCGTGGGTTTTTCCTCGGGCCTGATCGCCCGCTACAACGTCGCGGCGGGCAACTTCGACCGCTGGCCACTGCCGGTACGCAGCGAAACGCCCTACTCCCTGAACGTCGATCGCGAGCGCAACCTGGTGTGGGTAAATGGCAACCAGTCCGATACCATCCTGCGCTTTGATATAGCCAGCGAATCGTGGAAAATCTATCCACTCAGCCGTTACCGCAGCTTCACCCGCGATATCGAGATCGACGACGAAGGCAGCGTTTTCACCAGCAACTCGAATTTTCCCGGCTGGCAGATCGAGGATGGCAAGCCGACCCTGATCCGGATCCGGGAAACGCGTTGA